A single region of the Anguilla rostrata isolate EN2019 chromosome 11, ASM1855537v3, whole genome shotgun sequence genome encodes:
- the LOC135235317 gene encoding ATPase family AAA domain-containing protein 3-like isoform X3, producing MSWLFGWRRGQSAPPPDSSETPSTPQAEGGSGGNGDDKPKDKWSNFDPTGLERAARAARELDKSQHAKEALDMARLQEQTLQMEHQSKLKEYEAAVEQLKGEQIRSQGEERRKTIAEETKQHQARAQYQDKLARQRYEDQLRQQQAINEESLRKQEESVQKQEAMRKATIEHEMELRHKNELLRVDAEYKARARVERENADINREQIRLKAAEHRQTVLESIRTAGAVFGEGFRAFVSDWDKVTVTAAGLTLLAVGVYSARNATAVAGRYIEARLGKPSLVRETSRITVGEAIKHPVKVTKRVMSKPEDALEGVVLSPPLEERVRDIAIATRNTRKNRGLYRNILMYGPPGTGKTLFAKKLASHSGMDYAIMTGGDVAPMGRDGVTAMHKVFDWASTSRRGVLLFVDEADAFLRKRATEKISEDLRATLNAFLYRTGEQSNKFMLVLASNQPEQFDWAINDRIDEIVNFALPGPEERERLVRLYFDRYVLGPATGGRQRLKLAKFDYGEKCSEIAQRVEGMSGREISKLGVAWQAAAYSSEDGVLTEAMIDARVVDAVQQHLQKMDWLQREGGPESGGKVGITLPREGGAPGGQMGFAAAPGGVPLAQEALESEAGVALPQEAVIPLVQAAIPLIKEAEAEAAPIVAEAEAVPVVKEAEAEAAPVVAEAEAAPVVAAAEAAPVVAEAEAAPVVAEAEAAPVVTEAEAAPVVAAAEAAPVVAEAEAAPVVAEAEAAPVVAEAEAAPVVAEAEAAPVVAEAEAAPVVAEAEAAPVVAEAEAAPVVAEAEAAPVVAEAEAAPVVAAAEAAPIVAEAEAAPVVAEAEAAPVVAEAEAAPVVAEAEAAPIAAEAEAAPVVAEAEAAPVVAEAEAAPIVAEAEVVREAEAEAAPVVAEAETAPIVAEAEAAPVEAEAEAAPVVAEAEAAPIVAEAEAAPIVKEAEAEAAPVVKEAEAEAAPAAKEAEAEAAPPQGDGGAPADQAAAKDSASSEDTVPPAEGGTDSGSKAESPALKDKDPKKQTDAGSGPKDGTPV from the exons atgtcCTGGCTGTTCGGCTGGAGAAGGGGGCAGTCCGCTCCACCACCTGATTCTTCTGAAACACCGTCAACTCCTCAGGCAGAGGGGGGTTCGGGGGGAAATGGAGACGATAAACCCAAGGACAAATGGAGCAACTTCGACCCGACTGGACTGGAACGAGCTGCACGGGCGGCCAGAGAACTGGACAAGTCCC AACATGCAAAGGAGGCGCTGGATATGGCCCGACTGCAAGAGCAGACGCTGCAGATGGAGCACCAGAGCAAGCTGAAG GAATATGAAGCCGCTGTGGAACAGCTGAAGGGGGAACAGATCCGCTCCCAGGGGGAGGAGCGGCGAAAGACCATCGCCGAGGAGACCAAACAGCATCAGGCA AGGGCACAGTACCAAGACAAACTAGCCAGGCAGAGGTACGAGGATCAGTTAAGGCAACAG CAAGCCATCAACGAGGAGAGCCTGCGCAAGCAGGAAGAATCCGtgcagaaacaggaagccatgagGAAAG CAACGATCGAGCACGAGATGGAGTTGCGGCACAAGAACGAACTGTTGCGCGTGGACGCGGAGTACAAAGCGCGCGCCCGCGTGGAGCGGGAGAACGCGGACATCAACCGCGAGCAGATCCGTCTGAAAGCTGCCGAACACCGTCAGACTGTCCTGGAGTCCATTCG GACCGCTGGTGCTGTGTTTGGGGAAGGTTTTCGAGCCTTCGTGTCGGACTGGGACAAAGTCACAGTGACG GCGGCTGGCCTAACCCTGCTGGCGGTGGGCGTGTACTCCGCCCGGAACGCCACCGCCGTGGCAGGGCGCTATATCGAGGCCAGGCTGGGGAAGCCCTCGCTGGTCAGAGAGACGTCCAGGATCACCGTGGGGGAGGCCATCAAACACCCCGTGAAG GTGACAAAGCGGGTGATGAGTAAGCCAGAGGATGCCCTAGAGGGAGTGGTGCTCAGT CCACCTCTGGAGGAACGGGTGCGCGACATCGCCATAGCGACCCGGAACACTCGGAAGAACCGCGGCCTCTACCGGAACATTCTCATGTACGGCCCGCCCGGCACCGGCAAGACCCTCTTTGCCAAG AAGCTGGCGTCGCACTCGGGCATGGACTACGCCATCATGACCGGGGGGGACGTGGCGCCCATGGGGCGGGACGGCGTCACCGCCATGCACAAGGTCTTCGACTGGGCCAGCACCAGCCGCCGCGG AGTCCTGCTCTTCGTAGACGAAGCCGACGCGTTCCTACGGAAACGAGCCact GAGAAGATCAGTGAAGACCTCAGGGCCACACTGAACGCGTTCCTCTACCGCACAGGAGAGCAGAGCAACaa GTTTATGCTAGTGCTAGCTAGTAACCAGCCGGAGCAGTTTGACTGGGCGATAAACGACCGGATCGATGAGATCGTCAACTTCGCCCTGCCGGGGCCCGAGGAACGGGAGAGACTGGTGCGGCTGTACTTCGACCGTTATGTGCTGGGGCCTGCCACCGGAGGGCGCCA GAGACTGAAACTGGCCAAGTTTGACTACGGGGAAAAGTGTTCGGAGATTGCCCAGCGGGTCGAAGGCATGTCCGGCCGAGAAATCTCCAAACTGGGCGTGGCCTGGCAG gcggcAGCGTACTCTTCGGAGGACGGGGTCCTGACGGAGGCCATGATTGACGCGCGGGTGGTGGACGCCGTGCAGCAGCACCTGCAGAAGATGGACtggctgcagagggaggggggccccGAGAGCGGGGGCAAGGTCGGCATCACGCTGCCCAGGGAGGGGGGCGCCCCGGGGGGGCAGATGGGCTTCGCGGCGGCCCCGGGAGGGGTCCCGCTGGCCCAGGAGGCGCTGGAGAGCGAGGCGGGGGTCGCGCTGCCTCAGGAGGCGGTGATCCCTCTGGTCCAGGCGGCCATTCCACTCATCAAAGAGGCTGAAGCTGAGGCAGCCCCCATTgtagctgaagctgaagcagtCCCCGTTGTAAAGGAGGCTGAAGCTGAGGCAGCCCCCGTTGTTGCAGAAGCTGAGGCAGCTCCTGTTGttgctgcagctgaagcagccCCCGTTGTTGCAGAAGCTGAGGCAGCCCCTGTTgttgctgaagctgaagcagcCCCCGTTGTTACAGAAGCTGAGGCAGCCCCTGTTGtagctgcagctgaagcagccCCCGTTGTTGCAGAAGCTGAAGCAGCCCCCGTTGTTGCAGAAGCTGAGGCAGCTCCTGTTGTTGCTGAAGCTGAGGCAGCCCCTGTTgtagctgaagctgaagcagcCCCCGTTGTTGCAGAAGCTGAAGCAGCTCCTGTTGTAGCTGAAGCTGAGGCAGCCCCTGTTGTAGCTGAAGCTGAGGCAGCCCCTGTTGTAGCTGAAGCTGAGGCAGCCCCTGTTGTTGCTGAAGCTGAGGCAGCCCCTGTTGTAGCTGCAGCTGAGGCAGCTCCCATTGTTGCAGAAGCTGAGGCAGCCCCTGTTGTAGCTGAAGCTGAGGCAGCTCCCGTTGTTGCAGAAGCAGAGGCAGCCCCTGTTGTAGCTGAAGCTGAGGCAGCTCCCATTGCAGCAGAAGCTGAGGCAGCCCCTGTTGTAGCTGAAGCTGAGGCAGCTCCCGTTGTTGCTGAAGCTGAGGCAGCCCCCATTGTAGCTGAAGCTGAGGTTGTAAGGGAAGCAGAAGCTGAGGCAGCTCCTGTTGTAGCTGAAGCTGAGACAGCCCCCATTGTAGCTGAAGCTGAGGCAGCCCCTGTT GAGGCTGAAGCTGAGGCAGCCCCCGTTGTAGCTGAAGCTGAGGCAGCCCCCATTGTTGCTGAAGCTGAGGCAGCCCCCATTGTAAAGGAGGCAGAAGCTGAGGCCGCCCCTGTTGTAAAGGAGGCAGAAGCTGAGGCAGCCCCCGCAGCGAAGGAGGCCGAGGCAGAGGCTGCTCCTCCTCAGGGGGACGGCGGCGCACCAGCAGATCAGGCCGCCGCTAAAGACTCCGCCTCCTCAGAGGACACCGTCCCGCCCGCGGAGGGAGGCACAGATAGCGGAAGCAAGGCCGAGAGCCCTGCACTCAAGGACAAGGACCCGAAAAAGCAGACGGACGCAGGGAGCGGCCCTAAGGATGGGACGCCTGTGTAG
- the LOC135235317 gene encoding ATPase family AAA domain-containing protein 3-like isoform X11, whose product MSWLFGWRRGQSAPPPDSSETPSTPQAEGGSGGNGDDKPKDKWSNFDPTGLERAARAARELDKSQHAKEALDMARLQEQTLQMEHQSKLKEYEAAVEQLKGEQIRSQGEERRKTIAEETKQHQARAQYQDKLARQRYEDQLRQQQAINEESLRKQEESVQKQEAMRKATIEHEMELRHKNELLRVDAEYKARARVERENADINREQIRLKAAEHRQTVLESIRTAGAVFGEGFRAFVSDWDKVTVTAAGLTLLAVGVYSARNATAVAGRYIEARLGKPSLVRETSRITVGEAIKHPVKVTKRVMSKPEDALEGVVLSPPLEERVRDIAIATRNTRKNRGLYRNILMYGPPGTGKTLFAKKLASHSGMDYAIMTGGDVAPMGRDGVTAMHKVFDWASTSRRGVLLFVDEADAFLRKRATEKISEDLRATLNAFLYRTGEQSNKFMLVLASNQPEQFDWAINDRIDEIVNFALPGPEERERLVRLYFDRYVLGPATGGRQRLKLAKFDYGEKCSEIAQRVEGMSGREISKLGVAWQAAAYSSEDGVLTEAMIDARVVDAVQQHLQKMDWLQREGGPESGGKVGITLPREGGAPGGQMGFAAAPGGVPLAQEALESEAGVALPQEAVIPLVQAAIPLIKEAEAEAAPIVAEAEAVPVVKEAEAEAAPVVAEAEAAPVVAAAEAAPVVAEAEAAPVVAEAEAAPVVTEAEAAPVVAAAEAAPVVAEAEAAPVVAEAEAAPVVAEAEAAPVVAEAEAAPVVAEAEAAPVVAEAEAAPVVAEAEAAPVVAEAEAAPVVAEAEAAPVVAAAEAAPIVAEAEAAPVVAEAEAAPVVAEAEAAPVVAEAEAAPIAAEAEAAPVVAEAEAAPVVAEAEAAPIVAEAEVVREAEAEAAPVEAEAEAAPVVAEAEAAPIVAEAEAAPIVKEAEAEAAPVVKEAEAEAAPAAKEAEAEAAPPQGDGGAPADQAAAKDSASSEDTVPPAEGGTDSGSKAESPALKDKDPKKQTDAGSGPKDGTPV is encoded by the exons atgtcCTGGCTGTTCGGCTGGAGAAGGGGGCAGTCCGCTCCACCACCTGATTCTTCTGAAACACCGTCAACTCCTCAGGCAGAGGGGGGTTCGGGGGGAAATGGAGACGATAAACCCAAGGACAAATGGAGCAACTTCGACCCGACTGGACTGGAACGAGCTGCACGGGCGGCCAGAGAACTGGACAAGTCCC AACATGCAAAGGAGGCGCTGGATATGGCCCGACTGCAAGAGCAGACGCTGCAGATGGAGCACCAGAGCAAGCTGAAG GAATATGAAGCCGCTGTGGAACAGCTGAAGGGGGAACAGATCCGCTCCCAGGGGGAGGAGCGGCGAAAGACCATCGCCGAGGAGACCAAACAGCATCAGGCA AGGGCACAGTACCAAGACAAACTAGCCAGGCAGAGGTACGAGGATCAGTTAAGGCAACAG CAAGCCATCAACGAGGAGAGCCTGCGCAAGCAGGAAGAATCCGtgcagaaacaggaagccatgagGAAAG CAACGATCGAGCACGAGATGGAGTTGCGGCACAAGAACGAACTGTTGCGCGTGGACGCGGAGTACAAAGCGCGCGCCCGCGTGGAGCGGGAGAACGCGGACATCAACCGCGAGCAGATCCGTCTGAAAGCTGCCGAACACCGTCAGACTGTCCTGGAGTCCATTCG GACCGCTGGTGCTGTGTTTGGGGAAGGTTTTCGAGCCTTCGTGTCGGACTGGGACAAAGTCACAGTGACG GCGGCTGGCCTAACCCTGCTGGCGGTGGGCGTGTACTCCGCCCGGAACGCCACCGCCGTGGCAGGGCGCTATATCGAGGCCAGGCTGGGGAAGCCCTCGCTGGTCAGAGAGACGTCCAGGATCACCGTGGGGGAGGCCATCAAACACCCCGTGAAG GTGACAAAGCGGGTGATGAGTAAGCCAGAGGATGCCCTAGAGGGAGTGGTGCTCAGT CCACCTCTGGAGGAACGGGTGCGCGACATCGCCATAGCGACCCGGAACACTCGGAAGAACCGCGGCCTCTACCGGAACATTCTCATGTACGGCCCGCCCGGCACCGGCAAGACCCTCTTTGCCAAG AAGCTGGCGTCGCACTCGGGCATGGACTACGCCATCATGACCGGGGGGGACGTGGCGCCCATGGGGCGGGACGGCGTCACCGCCATGCACAAGGTCTTCGACTGGGCCAGCACCAGCCGCCGCGG AGTCCTGCTCTTCGTAGACGAAGCCGACGCGTTCCTACGGAAACGAGCCact GAGAAGATCAGTGAAGACCTCAGGGCCACACTGAACGCGTTCCTCTACCGCACAGGAGAGCAGAGCAACaa GTTTATGCTAGTGCTAGCTAGTAACCAGCCGGAGCAGTTTGACTGGGCGATAAACGACCGGATCGATGAGATCGTCAACTTCGCCCTGCCGGGGCCCGAGGAACGGGAGAGACTGGTGCGGCTGTACTTCGACCGTTATGTGCTGGGGCCTGCCACCGGAGGGCGCCA GAGACTGAAACTGGCCAAGTTTGACTACGGGGAAAAGTGTTCGGAGATTGCCCAGCGGGTCGAAGGCATGTCCGGCCGAGAAATCTCCAAACTGGGCGTGGCCTGGCAG gcggcAGCGTACTCTTCGGAGGACGGGGTCCTGACGGAGGCCATGATTGACGCGCGGGTGGTGGACGCCGTGCAGCAGCACCTGCAGAAGATGGACtggctgcagagggaggggggccccGAGAGCGGGGGCAAGGTCGGCATCACGCTGCCCAGGGAGGGGGGCGCCCCGGGGGGGCAGATGGGCTTCGCGGCGGCCCCGGGAGGGGTCCCGCTGGCCCAGGAGGCGCTGGAGAGCGAGGCGGGGGTCGCGCTGCCTCAGGAGGCGGTGATCCCTCTGGTCCAGGCGGCCATTCCACTCATCAAAGAGGCTGAAGCTGAGGCAGCCCCCATTgtagctgaagctgaagcagtCCCCGTTGTAAAGGAGGCTGAAGCTGAGGCAGCCCCCGTTGTTGCAGAAGCTGAGGCAGCTCCTGTTGttgctgcagctgaagcagccCCCGTTGTTGCAGAAGCTGAGGCAGCCCCTGTTgttgctgaagctgaagcagcCCCCGTTGTTACAGAAGCTGAGGCAGCCCCTGTTGtagctgcagctgaagcagccCCCGTTGTTGCAGAAGCTGAAGCAGCCCCCGTTGTTGCAGAAGCTGAGGCAGCTCCTGTTGTTGCTGAAGCTGAGGCAGCCCCTGTTgtagctgaagctgaagcagcCCCCGTTGTTGCAGAAGCTGAAGCAGCTCCTGTTGTAGCTGAAGCTGAGGCAGCCCCTGTTGTAGCTGAAGCTGAGGCAGCCCCTGTTGTAGCTGAAGCTGAGGCAGCCCCTGTTGTTGCTGAAGCTGAGGCAGCCCCTGTTGTAGCTGCAGCTGAGGCAGCTCCCATTGTTGCAGAAGCTGAGGCAGCCCCTGTTGTAGCTGAAGCTGAGGCAGCTCCCGTTGTTGCAGAAGCAGAGGCAGCCCCTGTTGTAGCTGAAGCTGAGGCAGCTCCCATTGCAGCAGAAGCTGAGGCAGCCCCTGTTGTAGCTGAAGCTGAGGCAGCTCCCGTTGTTGCTGAAGCTGAGGCAGCCCCCATTGTAGCTGAAGCTGAGGTTGTAAGGGAAGCAGAAGCTGAGGCAGCTCCTGTT GAGGCTGAAGCTGAGGCAGCCCCCGTTGTAGCTGAAGCTGAGGCAGCCCCCATTGTTGCTGAAGCTGAGGCAGCCCCCATTGTAAAGGAGGCAGAAGCTGAGGCCGCCCCTGTTGTAAAGGAGGCAGAAGCTGAGGCAGCCCCCGCAGCGAAGGAGGCCGAGGCAGAGGCTGCTCCTCCTCAGGGGGACGGCGGCGCACCAGCAGATCAGGCCGCCGCTAAAGACTCCGCCTCCTCAGAGGACACCGTCCCGCCCGCGGAGGGAGGCACAGATAGCGGAAGCAAGGCCGAGAGCCCTGCACTCAAGGACAAGGACCCGAAAAAGCAGACGGACGCAGGGAGCGGCCCTAAGGATGGGACGCCTGTGTAG
- the LOC135235317 gene encoding ATPase family AAA domain-containing protein 3-like isoform X24: MSWLFGWRRGQSAPPPDSSETPSTPQAEGGSGGNGDDKPKDKWSNFDPTGLERAARAARELDKSQHAKEALDMARLQEQTLQMEHQSKLKEYEAAVEQLKGEQIRSQGEERRKTIAEETKQHQARAQYQDKLARQRYEDQLRQQQAINEESLRKQEESVQKQEAMRKATIEHEMELRHKNELLRVDAEYKARARVERENADINREQIRLKAAEHRQTVLESIRTAGAVFGEGFRAFVSDWDKVTVTAAGLTLLAVGVYSARNATAVAGRYIEARLGKPSLVRETSRITVGEAIKHPVKVTKRVMSKPEDALEGVVLSPPLEERVRDIAIATRNTRKNRGLYRNILMYGPPGTGKTLFAKKLASHSGMDYAIMTGGDVAPMGRDGVTAMHKVFDWASTSRRGVLLFVDEADAFLRKRATEKISEDLRATLNAFLYRTGEQSNKFMLVLASNQPEQFDWAINDRIDEIVNFALPGPEERERLVRLYFDRYVLGPATGGRQRLKLAKFDYGEKCSEIAQRVEGMSGREISKLGVAWQAAAYSSEDGVLTEAMIDARVVDAVQQHLQKMDWLQREGGPESGGKVGITLPREGGAPGGQMGFAAAPGGVPLAQEALESEAGVALPQEAVIPLVQAAIPLIKEAEAEAAPIVAEAEAVPVVKEAEAEAAPVVAEAEAAPVVAAAEAAPVVAEAEAAPVVAEAEAAPVVTEAEAAPVVAAAEAAPVVAEAEAAPVVAEAEAAPVVAEAEAAPVVAEAEAAPVVAEAEAAPVVAEAEAAPVVAEAEAAPVVAEAEAAPVVAEAEAAPVVAAAEAAPIVAEAEAAPVVAEAEAAPVVAEAEAAPVVAEAEAAPIAAEAEAAPVVAEAEAAPVVAEAEAAPIVAEAEVVREAEAEAAPVEAEAEAAPVVKEAEAEAAPAAKEAEAEAAPPQGDGGAPADQAAAKDSASSEDTVPPAEGGTDSGSKAESPALKDKDPKKQTDAGSGPKDGTPV; this comes from the exons atgtcCTGGCTGTTCGGCTGGAGAAGGGGGCAGTCCGCTCCACCACCTGATTCTTCTGAAACACCGTCAACTCCTCAGGCAGAGGGGGGTTCGGGGGGAAATGGAGACGATAAACCCAAGGACAAATGGAGCAACTTCGACCCGACTGGACTGGAACGAGCTGCACGGGCGGCCAGAGAACTGGACAAGTCCC AACATGCAAAGGAGGCGCTGGATATGGCCCGACTGCAAGAGCAGACGCTGCAGATGGAGCACCAGAGCAAGCTGAAG GAATATGAAGCCGCTGTGGAACAGCTGAAGGGGGAACAGATCCGCTCCCAGGGGGAGGAGCGGCGAAAGACCATCGCCGAGGAGACCAAACAGCATCAGGCA AGGGCACAGTACCAAGACAAACTAGCCAGGCAGAGGTACGAGGATCAGTTAAGGCAACAG CAAGCCATCAACGAGGAGAGCCTGCGCAAGCAGGAAGAATCCGtgcagaaacaggaagccatgagGAAAG CAACGATCGAGCACGAGATGGAGTTGCGGCACAAGAACGAACTGTTGCGCGTGGACGCGGAGTACAAAGCGCGCGCCCGCGTGGAGCGGGAGAACGCGGACATCAACCGCGAGCAGATCCGTCTGAAAGCTGCCGAACACCGTCAGACTGTCCTGGAGTCCATTCG GACCGCTGGTGCTGTGTTTGGGGAAGGTTTTCGAGCCTTCGTGTCGGACTGGGACAAAGTCACAGTGACG GCGGCTGGCCTAACCCTGCTGGCGGTGGGCGTGTACTCCGCCCGGAACGCCACCGCCGTGGCAGGGCGCTATATCGAGGCCAGGCTGGGGAAGCCCTCGCTGGTCAGAGAGACGTCCAGGATCACCGTGGGGGAGGCCATCAAACACCCCGTGAAG GTGACAAAGCGGGTGATGAGTAAGCCAGAGGATGCCCTAGAGGGAGTGGTGCTCAGT CCACCTCTGGAGGAACGGGTGCGCGACATCGCCATAGCGACCCGGAACACTCGGAAGAACCGCGGCCTCTACCGGAACATTCTCATGTACGGCCCGCCCGGCACCGGCAAGACCCTCTTTGCCAAG AAGCTGGCGTCGCACTCGGGCATGGACTACGCCATCATGACCGGGGGGGACGTGGCGCCCATGGGGCGGGACGGCGTCACCGCCATGCACAAGGTCTTCGACTGGGCCAGCACCAGCCGCCGCGG AGTCCTGCTCTTCGTAGACGAAGCCGACGCGTTCCTACGGAAACGAGCCact GAGAAGATCAGTGAAGACCTCAGGGCCACACTGAACGCGTTCCTCTACCGCACAGGAGAGCAGAGCAACaa GTTTATGCTAGTGCTAGCTAGTAACCAGCCGGAGCAGTTTGACTGGGCGATAAACGACCGGATCGATGAGATCGTCAACTTCGCCCTGCCGGGGCCCGAGGAACGGGAGAGACTGGTGCGGCTGTACTTCGACCGTTATGTGCTGGGGCCTGCCACCGGAGGGCGCCA GAGACTGAAACTGGCCAAGTTTGACTACGGGGAAAAGTGTTCGGAGATTGCCCAGCGGGTCGAAGGCATGTCCGGCCGAGAAATCTCCAAACTGGGCGTGGCCTGGCAG gcggcAGCGTACTCTTCGGAGGACGGGGTCCTGACGGAGGCCATGATTGACGCGCGGGTGGTGGACGCCGTGCAGCAGCACCTGCAGAAGATGGACtggctgcagagggaggggggccccGAGAGCGGGGGCAAGGTCGGCATCACGCTGCCCAGGGAGGGGGGCGCCCCGGGGGGGCAGATGGGCTTCGCGGCGGCCCCGGGAGGGGTCCCGCTGGCCCAGGAGGCGCTGGAGAGCGAGGCGGGGGTCGCGCTGCCTCAGGAGGCGGTGATCCCTCTGGTCCAGGCGGCCATTCCACTCATCAAAGAGGCTGAAGCTGAGGCAGCCCCCATTgtagctgaagctgaagcagtCCCCGTTGTAAAGGAGGCTGAAGCTGAGGCAGCCCCCGTTGTTGCAGAAGCTGAGGCAGCTCCTGTTGttgctgcagctgaagcagccCCCGTTGTTGCAGAAGCTGAGGCAGCCCCTGTTgttgctgaagctgaagcagcCCCCGTTGTTACAGAAGCTGAGGCAGCCCCTGTTGtagctgcagctgaagcagccCCCGTTGTTGCAGAAGCTGAAGCAGCCCCCGTTGTTGCAGAAGCTGAGGCAGCTCCTGTTGTTGCTGAAGCTGAGGCAGCCCCTGTTgtagctgaagctgaagcagcCCCCGTTGTTGCAGAAGCTGAAGCAGCTCCTGTTGTAGCTGAAGCTGAGGCAGCCCCTGTTGTAGCTGAAGCTGAGGCAGCCCCTGTTGTAGCTGAAGCTGAGGCAGCCCCTGTTGTTGCTGAAGCTGAGGCAGCCCCTGTTGTAGCTGCAGCTGAGGCAGCTCCCATTGTTGCAGAAGCTGAGGCAGCCCCTGTTGTAGCTGAAGCTGAGGCAGCTCCCGTTGTTGCAGAAGCAGAGGCAGCCCCTGTTGTAGCTGAAGCTGAGGCAGCTCCCATTGCAGCAGAAGCTGAGGCAGCCCCTGTTGTAGCTGAAGCTGAGGCAGCTCCCGTTGTTGCTGAAGCTGAGGCAGCCCCCATTGTAGCTGAAGCTGAGGTTGTAAGGGAAGCAGAAGCTGAGGCAGCTCCTGTT GAGGCAGAAGCTGAGGCAGCCCCCGTTGTAAAGGAG GCAGAAGCTGAGGCAGCCCCCGCAGCGAAGGAGGCCGAGGCAGAGGCTGCTCCTCCTCAGGGGGACGGCGGCGCACCAGCAGATCAGGCCGCCGCTAAAGACTCCGCCTCCTCAGAGGACACCGTCCCGCCCGCGGAGGGAGGCACAGATAGCGGAAGCAAGGCCGAGAGCCCTGCACTCAAGGACAAGGACCCGAAAAAGCAGACGGACGCAGGGAGCGGCCCTAAGGATGGGACGCCTGTGTAG